The following is a genomic window from Triplophysa dalaica isolate WHDGS20190420 chromosome 22, ASM1584641v1, whole genome shotgun sequence.
aaaatatgttatagtAATGTAAAGCTTCATGTATTGGTCTCTGTGTATCTTACTTTTTATATCTGTGGAATCCTCAGGAGCACAGGGGGCTTCTGTCTGTACGCTATCCTATGGAACACGGAATTGTGAAAGACTGGAATGACATGGAGCGCATCTGGCAGTATGTCTACTCGAAGGAACAGCTGCAGACCTTCTCAGAGGAGGTGAGACCTGGTCCTTTTTACTCATTACTTTGACactatttgctttatttttcagaGAAGTAAATTAGTTTTCTCTTGCTTTTATCTTAGCATCCTGTACTACTGACCGAGGCACCCTTGAACCCCAgtaaaaacagagaaagggCGGCAGAGGTTTTCTTCGAGACTTTCAACGTTCCAGCGCTGTTTATCTCCATGCAGGCAGTGCTCAGTTTGTGAGTTCTAAGATTTCTTTACAACCAGACATCATGTGGTGTTTTCGTGGTCAAAAGCATCTCCCTCACACAGAAATGTGCTTCTTGCCTGACAGATATGCCACAGGCCGAACCACAGGTGTGGTCCTAGATGCTGGTGATGGGGTGACACACGCCGTCCCCATATATGAAGGATTCGCTATCCCCCATTCCATCATGCGCGTGGACATCGCCGGGCGTGACGTCTCTCGATACCTCCGCCTGCTCCTGCGCAAGGAAGGCTACGATTTCCACACCTCAGCGGAGTTCGAGGTTGTGCGCACCATCAAGGAGGTATGAGGTTCAAGAAATCAAGGCAtaacaacaaatcatttttaaaatcctTCAGCTGCAGAATATGAAGCtttgaaaatgtgatttaaGAGTTAGATGTTGCACATTGCAAGTAGTGTCCGTATAAATGATCTTTTTTAACtggatgttttattttccagaGAGCCTGCTACCTTTCCCTCAACCCCCAGAAAGATGAAACTCTAGAAACTGAGAAAGCACAATACACACTCCCAGATGGAAGCACTTTAGATGTAAGTGACAATACAATTaccagcattaaaaaaaaaagtgaaatgggttgcaaatgcaattttattgatttgttttttagctTTAATTCATATGTTATTCTACCAGTTGGTTTTACTTACCGCTGTTAATCTTCTTTAGATTGGCCCAGCGCGGTTCAGAGCTCCAGAGCTTCTCTTCAGGCCCGATCTGATCGGAGACGAGAGTGAAGGCATTCATGAGGTGCTGGCTTTCGCTATTCAGAAGTCAGACATGGACCTGCGACGCACGCTCTTCTCAAACATAGTGCTGTCTGGTGGCTCGACACTCCTGAAAGGTGCAGCAAAAATACAGCTTTCTTTCTCCTCTCTAAGATCTTCTGCACGTGATAACTGAAACTCTGTTTACTCTTTCTTGCAGGATTTGGAGATAGGTTGTTAAGCGAAGTGAAGAAACTTGCACCCAAAGATGTTAAAATTAAGGTGAAgcaatgacagatttttttaatgctgaAATGTTGTTGCATACATTATGAACTGTGTCGCTAACattgtttctctttgtttttagATATCAGCACCACAGGAGAGACTTTACTCCACATGGATAGGGTAAGTATACAGAACCAGTCAAACATTTAGACACGATTTGGTATTTGTTTGTagagcaatatatatatatacaacaatGTCCTGCTATAAAAAGAGTTCTGTTTTAATTTCCTACGTTTCCCACCATGCCTTGTGTAGGGGATCCATCCTGGCTTCACTTGACACGTTTAAGAAAATGTGGGTCTCCAAGAAGGAATACGAGGAAGATCGCGCCCGCGCCATCCaccggaagacattttgaaCAGGGATGAAGGGCACCAGTCTCCCTCATCTCAGCGGTTTCACATCCCTCTCTTTTCCTCGCTTGGCCTCGTTCTGTTCACTTTCCCCCCTCCACCTGTCCCGCCAAAGGAACCTTCCGGGCCTCCCAATCGCAGCAAGGCATGCCTTCATTGTCCCCTGCCCGGCTTCTCGTTGGGACACCCGACTGGGACAGGGCTCGGTCAGGCATCCCTCGCCCGTTCCGCACCCATTTACGCCCATCAAATACCGAAACGCTTTTCAGGGCATCAATCAATACTGTTAACTGTTGTTTGATTTGAAGCCACTGCTTACCATTCAGCgcttaaatatttattacactATTTACCCTGCCCTGTATGATATTGTCATATCTATTCTAATGAAAAACATGAAGGTGAATGTTATGTTGTAAGAATTTTATTCCAAACCAGATTAGATCGATAACTTTCGTATGTCGCAGTTGTCAATGTAGATGAGATCGTGTGGATATCTTTAGTCAAAgtcaa
Proteins encoded in this region:
- the actr1b gene encoding actin related protein 1B, which produces MESYDIIANQPVVIDNGSGVIKAGFAGDQIPKYCFPNYVGRPKHVRVMAGALEGDMFIGPKAEEHRGLLSVRYPMEHGIVKDWNDMERIWQYVYSKEQLQTFSEEHPVLLTEAPLNPSKNRERAAEVFFETFNVPALFISMQAVLSLYATGRTTGVVLDAGDGVTHAVPIYEGFAIPHSIMRVDIAGRDVSRYLRLLLRKEGYDFHTSAEFEVVRTIKERACYLSLNPQKDETLETEKAQYTLPDGSTLDIGPARFRAPELLFRPDLIGDESEGIHEVLAFAIQKSDMDLRRTLFSNIVLSGGSTLLKGFGDRLLSEVKKLAPKDVKIKISAPQERLYSTWIGGSILASLDTFKKMWVSKKEYEEDRARAIHRKTF